TTCGACGACGTGCTATTGAGGCCCGGACACTCCGAAGTACTGCCTTCCGAGACGAACGTCACAACGTTTCTCACGCCCACGATTCGGCTCAACATCCCGATCATCTCGTCCGCGATGGACACCGTGACCGAAGGGCCGCTTGCCATCGCGATGGCGCAGGCGGGCGGTATCGGCGTCATCCATCGTAATCTCAAGCCGGAAGAGCAGGCGCAGCATGTCCGCCAGGTGAAGAAGTTCGAGAGCGGCATGGTGGTGAACCCTGTCACCATCGAGCCGACCGCCACGCTGAAGGACGCGCTTGAACTGATGAAGGCGCATGGCATCTCCGGTATCCCGGTGGTGGAAGGTCTCGCGAACGGCAATGGCGCCCCGCAAGGCAAGCTCGTCGGCATCCTCACCAACCGCGATGTGCGCTTCGCGAGCAACCCCTTGCAGCCCATCCATGAGCTGATGACGAAGGAACATCTCATCACGGTGAAGGACGGCATCCCGCGCGACGAGGCGAAGCTTCTGCTTCACAAACACCGTATCGAAAAGCTCATCGTGGTGGACGACAAGTACCGCTGCATCGGCCTCATCACCGTGAAGGACATCGAAAAAGCCGAGAGGCACCCCTACGCCAGCAAGGACGAACAAGGCCGCCTTCGCGTGGCCGCGGCGTCGTCCGTCGGCGAGGACGGCTTCGCGCGGAGCGAAATGCTCATCGACGCGGGCGTCGACGTGCTTGTGATAGACACGGCGCACGGCCATTCGCAGCGCGTGCTCGACGCGGTCGCCCGAATCAAGAAGCAGACCAATTCGGTGCAGATCATCGCGGGCAACGTCGCAACGGCGGAGGGCACGAAGGCGCTGATCGACGCGGGCGCGGATGCGGTGAAGATCGGCATCGGGCCGGGCTCCATTTGCACCACGCGCATCGTGGCAGGCGTCGGCGTGCCGCAGCTCACCGCGCTGATGGAAGCCGCCGAAGCGGCCGACAAGCACGGCATTCCGGTCATCGCAGACGGCGGCATCAAATATTCCGGCGATATCGCGAAGGCGCTTGCTTCGGGTGCGTCGTCGGTGATGATCGGCTCGCTGCTCGCGGGCACGGACGAGAGCCCCGGCGAGGTCTATCTCTATCAGGGCCGCTCCTACAAGGCGTATCGCGGCATGGGGTCGCTCGGCGCGATGGCGCGCGGCTCCGCCGACCGTTATTTCCAGGCCGAAGTGAGCGACACGCTGAAACTCGTGCCCGAGGGCATCGAGGGCCAGGTGCCCTACAAGGGCCCGGTCGCGAGCGTGCTGCATCAGCTCGTCGGCGGGCTCCGCGCGGCGATGGGCTACACCGGCACGCGAACGATCAAGGATCTTCACGAGAAGGCGGAGTTCATTCCGATCACCAACGCGGGCCTGCGCGAGAGCCACACACATGACGTGACCATCACGCGTGAATCGCCGAACTATCCGATCGGCGCCCATTGATCAGCTGCATCAAATCCGATTTGGGGCAGAGATGATCGACATCTGAAACATATAGCGTCGTGCCGTGTCCGACTTGCGGCACGATGCTGTTCGAGCACGACCGGCAAGGCAGGATCGCCCTGCCCGGCTTTTGTCCAGCATCGCGCGATTTGCGGCGGCGGGGCGTTATCGAGGCGTCTCGGCCGCACGGCTTCTGGAAAATTTTGCTCACATTCAAAGTCATGGCGGGATCGCGTTTTCAATTGACTGTCGATGCCGTTGTCGGGCGTCAGCAACCCGAGGTTCCACTTCACCTTTCCCTCACTGCCAGCGCGCATTCATAGTCCTCAGTTGATCGAAAGTTTTCCCCACAACTCCGGCTTTTCCTTGTTTTCCATTTGCTTATCGGCAAATCTCCGCGAGCCGACGAACACTTTTGACCAAGGGACAGCATGCAGCCCGGTGCGCGACTTCAAGCAGCAATCGAAATCCTGTCCGAGATCAGGGACCGAGGCAGACCGGCGTCGGTCGCGCTGGCAGACTGGGGGCGCGCGCACCGCTTCGCCGGATCGGGGGATCGCGCCTGGATCGGCAACCTCGTTTACGACAGCCTCCGGCGCAAGGGATCGCTTGGCTACCTCATGGAGAGCGACGAGCCGCGCGCGGTGGCGCTGGCGGCGCTGCGGCGCTCCTGGGGGCTTACGACGGATGACATCGCCGCCCTGTGCTCAGGCGACGTGCATGCGCCGGAGACGCTGACGCCTGCCGAAATTGCCGGGCTTGAAAGGGACGATCTTTCCGCGGCACCTGCTCACGTGCAGGGCGATTATCCCGAGTGGCTCACCGCGTCTTTCGCCGCGGCCTTTGGCGCGCGCGCTGCGACCGAGGGGCTGGCGCTCGCGAACCGCGCTCCGGTGGATCTCAGGGTCAACACGCTGAAGGCCACGCGCGACAAGGTCCTGAAGGCGTTCGACCGCCATCATGCCGTTGAAACGCCGTGGTCTCCCATCGGCGTGCGGCTTCCCCCGCGCGAGGGCGGCGCGCGCAATCCGAATGTCGAAGCCGACCCGGCGCACGGCAAGGGCTGGTTCGAGGTTCAGGACGAAGGCAGCCAGATCGCGGCACTCATCGCCAACGCGGAACCCCGCATGCAGGTTGCCGATATCTGCGCGGGCTCCGGCGGCAAGACGCTGGCGCTCGCGGCGCACATGCAGAACACAGGCCAGATATATGCCTATGACGCGGACGCGACGCGCTTTCGCCCCATCTTCGAGCGGCTGAAACGGGCAGGCGCGCGCAACGTGCAAACGCTGCAACCGGGCGAGACGGCGGCGCTCGATGCGCTGGCGGGGCATATGGATCTCGTGCTGGTCGATGCGCCCTGCACCGGCACGGGCGTCTGGCGTCGCAAGCCGGACGCGAAGTGGAGGCTTTCGCCCCAGCAGCTTGAGGAGCGTGTCGCGACGCAATCGGCGCTTCTCGACATCGCGGCCACCCTCGTGAAGCCGGGCGGCGTGCTCGCCTACGTCACCTGTTCGGTTCTGCCGGAAGAGAACCAGCTTCAGATCGAGGCTTTTCTCGCTCGCGCGCCGGGTTTCGTGGCCGTCGATGTCGCCCGCCGCGCGAAGGAGGTTCTCGGCCATACGATCGAGACGGCCTATGCGGGCGACGGGCATGGGCTTCTTCTCACGCCTGCCCGTCATGAAACGGACGGTTTCTTCATCGCGCTGTTGACCAGACGCGCGGCATAAAAGCGTTCTCGCGAAAAGGCACAAAATTGCCTAAAATTTGCCCCGGGACGGTGTCCTAGCTCGCCGCCGATCCGCTAACGAACAGTCATAATACGGATCTATCGATCCTCACGCATGGGCCGCAACGGCAAGCCGTATCGACGACCGCAGCATGCGCGGGATGCAACTGCCGCGCGATGCCCCTTCGTCCGAAGAGCACCGCGCCCCGGTTCGACAACCGTTCACACTCAGGACAAGCGAGTTCCACCATGGGTTTCCTCAAGGCCATCGTTTCATTGGTTCTCTTTGCCATCATCGCCGTCGCCGGCTATTGGCTCGTCGCCTCCTACACCACGAAGGGCGAGTTGCCCTACTGGGCGGAGATCAACGGCAATCTCCCCGATCCGCTCCGCGATTTCGCCTGCGCGAACATCAAGAAGACGGACGCGACCGCCGTCGTGCCGAGCTGTCCGGCGATTTAGAGCGGCGGATCTGAAATCGGTCTCACCCTGTGTGCGCGGGCGTCGCCGATTTCAAATTCTTAAGCCGCTCTACAACCTCGATTTTCAGAGCGCGTTATGGACGTAAAGCCGCTGCTCCTCCGTGGCACGCACTAAAAGGCAGGCGCTTTAAGCCTCGCGGCGGGTTTGCGGCCGGAATGCTTTACGCGCGCAAAAACAAGGCTATGTTAGGGGTGGGTTCGCGCTTGCGCGGACCCATTCGATTTTCTGGACAGAAGTGGAGCTTCTCTTGACCGGTCTTCCCGCTACGGATGCCGTTCTCATTGTCGATTTCGGCAGCCAGGTCACGCAGCTGATCGCCAGGCGCGTGCGCGAAGCCGGTGTCTACTGCGAAATCCATCCCTATCAGTCGGCGGCTGCCGCCTTCGAGACGTTGAAGCCAAAGGGCGTGATCTTTTCAGGCGGCCCCGACTCGGTAACGCGCGAGGGAAGCCCCCGCGCGCCGCAGGCCGTATTCGATAGCGGCGTTCCGATCCTCGCCATCTGTTACGGCCAGCAGACGCTGGCCCTTCAACTCGGCGGTGATGTCGAGGGGGGCCATGCCGCCGAGTTCGGCCGCGCCGATGTCGAGATCCTGAAACCGTCGCCGCTTTTCGACGGCATCTGGGAGGTCGGTCAGCGCTATCCGGTGTGGATGAGCCACGGCGATCGCGTCACCCGCGCGCCCGAGGGCTTCGAGGTGATCGGCGTATCCGAGAACGCACCCTTCGCGATCCTCGTCGACGAATCCAGGCGCTATTACACGACCATGTTCCATCCGGAGGTGGTGCACACACCGGACGGCGCGAAGCTCCTCTCCAACTTCGTGCACAAGATCGTCGGCCTGAAATCGGACTGGACCATGTCCGCCTACCGCGCCGAGATGATCCGCAAGATCCGCGAGCAGGTCGGCAAGGAGCGGGTGATCAGCGGTCTTTCGGGCGGCGTCGACTCTTCGGTGGCGGCCGTGCTCATCCATGAGGCCATCGGCGACCAGCTGACCTGCATCTACGTCGACCACGGCCTCATGCGCCTCGGCGAGAGTGAGCAGGTCGTCGGCATGTTTCGCGGCCATTACAATATTCCGCTGGTTCATGTGGATGCGTCCGACCTCTTCATCGGCCAGCTCGAAGGCGAGGCCGATCCCGAAAAGAAGCGCAAGACCATCGGGCGCCTGTTCATCGAGGTGTTCGAGGCAGAGGCCAGGAAGATCGCCGCCGACGGCTGCGGCGCGCCGACCTTCCTTGCACAAGGCACGCTCTACCCGGACGTGATCGAGAGCGTCAGCTTCTCCGGCGGTCCGTCGGTGACGATCAAGAGCCATCACAATGTCGGTGGGCTGCCCGAGCGCATGAACATGAAGCTGGTGGAGCCCCTGCGCGAACTCTTCAAGGACGAAGTGCGCGCGCTCGGCCGCGAACTCGGCCTACCGGAGAGCTTCATCGGCCGCCATCCGTTCCCGGGGCCCGGTCTCGCCATCCGCCTGCCGGGCGGCGTCACGCGGGAAAAGCTCGATATCCTGAGGAAGGCGGATGCGATCTATCTCGACGAGATCCGCAAGGCCGGGCTCTACGACCATATCTGGCAGGCGTTTTCGGTGCTTCTGCCGGTGCAGACAGTGGGCGTCATGGGCGACGGGCGAACCTACGACCGCGTGCTCGCGCTGCGCGCCGTCACCTCGGTCGATGGCATGACCGCCGACTTCTTTCCCTTCGACATGGGCTTTCTGGGCCGCACGGCGACGCGCATCATCAACGAGGTGAAAGGCGTCAACCGCGTCGTGTACGACGTGACGTCGAAGCCGCCGGGGACAATCGAGTGGGAATGATTCGGGGCTATCAGAACGCCGCCGATAGCACGCAATATCCTCACATAAGTACTGTAATCAAATAATAATTATGCCGCCACCTATCGCCGTCTATCGCGGGGGGACCTGCCTCGAGGTAGACGGTTGTCGCATCGGCAATTGCATATCCGTCGCGGCTTAAGAGAGCTTGTGACGTCTTTTTTCGGCATTACTACCTTGAGACGGCCTTTTACGTGCCGCGTGCTTCTGCGACGAGCCAATCAACGAACCCGTGAACCAGATTCCGGGGATGAGCCTGACGGGGGATAACCGCGACATAGCCGGTCCTCGGAACCCGGATGTCCGGCAAAGGCGTCATGAGTCTTCCGCTGGCAATGTCGATATTCAGCATGGGAAGCGGGCCGATCCCGATGCCAAGCCCGTCTTCCACCGCCTGACGCGCAACGAAGAAATGATCGAATGTCTGACGGGGCAGCCCGGCCAGATGCTGGAGTTCTGCGACTTCAAGCCAATTCAGCCAATCGCCGGGACGGGTTTCGCTGGCAAGCAGCTTGTGCCCCTCGATATCCGCGGGCTTGAGGATCGGGCGCTCAGCGAACAACGCAGGGCTCATGATCAACGTATCCACGTCATCCAGCACCGGAACGACATGATGCTGGGGCCAGACATCATCCCGCGCGACACCACGCCGGATCGAGAGATCCACGCCGCCGCGCAATTCTTCCTGTACGCAGGACACGGTCGTAACGACGACTTCAACGTGCGGGTGAACGGTGTGGTAGCGACCAAGCCGGGGGATGAGCCAGCGCATCGCCAGGCTGGTCGGAGCGCTCACCCGCAGGATGCGGCGCGCGTTCGGGCGCCCGCAGGCTTCCGCTGCGACTGCCAGACGGTCGAAGGAAAGGCCGACCTCAGCAGCGAAGATTTTCGCCGCTGGCGTTGCGACCATGCGCCGACCATCCCGCACGAACAGCTTCTGACCCAGCCAGCCTTCCA
This genomic window from Rhodomicrobium lacus contains:
- the guaB gene encoding IMP dehydrogenase — translated: MAIIRQKTGLTFDDVLLRPGHSEVLPSETNVTTFLTPTIRLNIPIISSAMDTVTEGPLAIAMAQAGGIGVIHRNLKPEEQAQHVRQVKKFESGMVVNPVTIEPTATLKDALELMKAHGISGIPVVEGLANGNGAPQGKLVGILTNRDVRFASNPLQPIHELMTKEHLITVKDGIPRDEAKLLLHKHRIEKLIVVDDKYRCIGLITVKDIEKAERHPYASKDEQGRLRVAAASSVGEDGFARSEMLIDAGVDVLVIDTAHGHSQRVLDAVARIKKQTNSVQIIAGNVATAEGTKALIDAGADAVKIGIGPGSICTTRIVAGVGVPQLTALMEAAEAADKHGIPVIADGGIKYSGDIAKALASGASSVMIGSLLAGTDESPGEVYLYQGRSYKAYRGMGSLGAMARGSADRYFQAEVSDTLKLVPEGIEGQVPYKGPVASVLHQLVGGLRAAMGYTGTRTIKDLHEKAEFIPITNAGLRESHTHDVTITRESPNYPIGAH
- a CDS encoding RsmB/NOP family class I SAM-dependent RNA methyltransferase is translated as MQPGARLQAAIEILSEIRDRGRPASVALADWGRAHRFAGSGDRAWIGNLVYDSLRRKGSLGYLMESDEPRAVALAALRRSWGLTTDDIAALCSGDVHAPETLTPAEIAGLERDDLSAAPAHVQGDYPEWLTASFAAAFGARAATEGLALANRAPVDLRVNTLKATRDKVLKAFDRHHAVETPWSPIGVRLPPREGGARNPNVEADPAHGKGWFEVQDEGSQIAALIANAEPRMQVADICAGSGGKTLALAAHMQNTGQIYAYDADATRFRPIFERLKRAGARNVQTLQPGETAALDALAGHMDLVLVDAPCTGTGVWRRKPDAKWRLSPQQLEERVATQSALLDIAATLVKPGGVLAYVTCSVLPEENQLQIEAFLARAPGFVAVDVARRAKEVLGHTIETAYAGDGHGLLLTPARHETDGFFIALLTRRAA
- the guaA gene encoding glutamine-hydrolyzing GMP synthase, coding for MTGLPATDAVLIVDFGSQVTQLIARRVREAGVYCEIHPYQSAAAAFETLKPKGVIFSGGPDSVTREGSPRAPQAVFDSGVPILAICYGQQTLALQLGGDVEGGHAAEFGRADVEILKPSPLFDGIWEVGQRYPVWMSHGDRVTRAPEGFEVIGVSENAPFAILVDESRRYYTTMFHPEVVHTPDGAKLLSNFVHKIVGLKSDWTMSAYRAEMIRKIREQVGKERVISGLSGGVDSSVAAVLIHEAIGDQLTCIYVDHGLMRLGESEQVVGMFRGHYNIPLVHVDASDLFIGQLEGEADPEKKRKTIGRLFIEVFEAEARKIAADGCGAPTFLAQGTLYPDVIESVSFSGGPSVTIKSHHNVGGLPERMNMKLVEPLRELFKDEVRALGRELGLPESFIGRHPFPGPGLAIRLPGGVTREKLDILRKADAIYLDEIRKAGLYDHIWQAFSVLLPVQTVGVMGDGRTYDRVLALRAVTSVDGMTADFFPFDMGFLGRTATRIINEVKGVNRVVYDVTSKPPGTIEWE
- a CDS encoding LysR substrate-binding domain-containing protein translates to MAHLSLLCSEYRRSCHAWRSFIKEYTCEILSTSMHLLTYIVHFSHGYRMRRLPPLNALRIFEVAARTGSYAEAGVELGLTHGAVSRQLAALEGWLGQKLFVRDGRRMVATPAAKIFAAEVGLSFDRLAVAAEACGRPNARRILRVSAPTSLAMRWLIPRLGRYHTVHPHVEVVVTTVSCVQEELRGGVDLSIRRGVARDDVWPQHHVVPVLDDVDTLIMSPALFAERPILKPADIEGHKLLASETRPGDWLNWLEVAELQHLAGLPRQTFDHFFVARQAVEDGLGIGIGPLPMLNIDIASGRLMTPLPDIRVPRTGYVAVIPRQAHPRNLVHGFVDWLVAEARGT